From one Gemmatimonas sp. UBA7669 genomic stretch:
- a CDS encoding S41 family peptidase, whose product MDIWSDESVQGRIADSVPVFVLTSRRTFSAGEAFAYQLQMLKRATIVGEVTGGGARPSRPRRLDDHFAINVPYARMINPVSGTDWEGVGVQPDVRVSEGDALDTARRLAAARLAQRR is encoded by the coding sequence GTGGACATCTGGTCTGACGAAAGCGTGCAGGGGCGCATCGCAGATTCGGTGCCGGTGTTCGTCCTGACGTCTCGCCGCACCTTCTCGGCGGGCGAAGCGTTCGCGTATCAGCTGCAGATGCTGAAACGGGCAACCATTGTCGGTGAGGTCACTGGCGGAGGAGCGCGCCCTTCTCGTCCCCGTCGGCTCGACGATCACTTCGCCATCAACGTGCCCTATGCCCGAATGATCAATCCTGTCTCCGGTACCGACTGGGAGGGGGTTGGCGTGCAGCCGGATGTGCGGGTATCAGAGGGAGACGCGTTGGACACGGCACGTCGCCTGGCGGCGGCACGCCTCGCACAACGCCGCTAG
- a CDS encoding toll/interleukin-1 receptor domain-containing protein, giving the protein MRYDLFICHASEDKSTIARALAESLVAQDLAVWYDEYSLLIGDSIRQAIDRGLSESRFGVVILSPAFFAKRWTQYELDGIVNREMIAPTSVLLPVWHNVTADIVAAYSPSLAGRVGADTSNGVSAVVDEILKVVRPRASPLVVAREELVRRGVTPPTIANEFWLDVVEAANRVPATGAAVPDESTWGRWSFPLPGVDGTPEQRGFRLAWTAMQLAWTTDADHTPIELCTRPEEIWSFLNRNAGLLEVCKKFPELVAEYAPQATIRNFGGPLESLFDEAARMSPHDADSAELWCLRSPTFLGLSPSRVAYAYFSGGIFGPEVRLHEGADYLFWLLSQSSKWLPENIHQVLLLGMSQIKHVWLWHGWGSGDGEAWEHQGAFAEQLYAAEESARTNFSWTEKTRSDVRGRSQRAIERLGLDSTPDELTNRFIDAGVAAISLRFSAERMASGRARLVE; this is encoded by the coding sequence TTGCGCTACGACCTGTTCATTTGTCATGCATCAGAGGACAAGTCCACCATCGCCCGAGCGCTCGCTGAGTCGCTCGTTGCTCAGGATCTTGCTGTGTGGTATGACGAGTATTCGCTTCTCATCGGAGATTCGATTCGTCAAGCAATCGATCGTGGGCTATCAGAGTCTCGATTCGGTGTGGTCATCCTTAGTCCGGCATTCTTCGCAAAGCGGTGGACTCAGTACGAGCTAGACGGGATTGTGAACAGGGAAATGATTGCTCCAACGAGCGTCCTGCTTCCGGTCTGGCACAACGTCACCGCTGACATTGTCGCAGCATACTCTCCTTCCTTAGCCGGACGGGTTGGGGCAGATACGTCGAATGGTGTTTCTGCGGTTGTCGATGAGATCTTGAAGGTTGTGAGGCCGCGAGCAAGTCCACTGGTCGTCGCTCGAGAGGAGTTGGTTCGCAGAGGTGTAACTCCCCCCACCATAGCGAATGAGTTCTGGCTCGACGTTGTCGAGGCCGCAAATCGAGTTCCCGCAACCGGAGCCGCTGTGCCAGACGAGTCGACATGGGGTCGATGGAGTTTCCCCCTGCCGGGCGTAGATGGCACACCTGAGCAGCGTGGTTTTCGACTAGCGTGGACAGCAATGCAACTTGCCTGGACCACAGACGCGGATCACACGCCAATAGAACTGTGCACCCGACCCGAGGAAATTTGGAGCTTCTTGAATCGGAATGCCGGGCTTCTGGAAGTGTGCAAGAAGTTCCCTGAGCTAGTCGCCGAGTACGCGCCGCAGGCCACGATTCGAAACTTTGGAGGCCCGCTCGAATCGCTCTTCGATGAGGCGGCTCGCATGTCACCGCACGATGCTGATTCTGCCGAGTTGTGGTGCCTCCGGTCGCCCACGTTTCTCGGGCTCTCTCCGAGCAGAGTCGCTTACGCTTATTTCAGCGGAGGCATCTTCGGGCCGGAGGTACGTTTGCACGAAGGTGCAGACTACCTCTTCTGGCTTCTCTCACAGTCGAGCAAATGGCTCCCTGAAAATATCCACCAAGTTCTACTTCTCGGCATGAGCCAGATTAAGCATGTGTGGCTGTGGCACGGGTGGGGTTCCGGTGACGGCGAAGCGTGGGAGCACCAAGGTGCTTTCGCGGAGCAGTTGTACGCGGCCGAGGAAAGCGCACGTACCAATTTCTCGTGGACCGAGAAGACGAGATCCGATGTTCGCGGACGAAGCCAGCGCGCGATCGAGCGCCTTGGTTTGGACTCGACGCCAGACGAACTTACCAATCGCTTCATAGATGCTGGAGTAGCGGCCATTTCTCTTCGCTTTTCGGCTGAACGAATGGCCTCTGGAAGAGCACGCCTTGTCGAATAG
- a CDS encoding DUF5615 family PIN-like protein encodes MDAQLPPALARWLSDTHGVAARHVEDVEQLSAEDSEIFAAARAVEASVVVTKDEDFVLLVERFGPPPQIVWVTCGNIRNAELRDLVLGAWPRVAELLASGEPLVEIGRRV; translated from the coding sequence GTGGATGCGCAGTTGCCTCCTGCGCTGGCCCGCTGGTTGAGCGACACGCATGGTGTCGCAGCGAGGCACGTCGAGGATGTGGAGCAGCTCTCGGCAGAGGATTCAGAGATCTTCGCGGCGGCGCGCGCCGTGGAAGCGAGCGTGGTTGTGACGAAGGACGAGGACTTTGTGCTCTTGGTGGAGCGATTCGGCCCTCCGCCTCAGATTGTCTGGGTCACCTGTGGGAACATCCGAAACGCAGAACTTCGCGACCTGGTACTCGGTGCGTGGCCACGCGTCGCGGAATTGCTAGCGAGCGGCGAGCCGTTGGTTGAGATAGGTCGTCGTGTCTAA
- a CDS encoding DUF433 domain-containing protein, with amino-acid sequence MSHNELLARITIRPEQCGGRPCIRGMRMRVIDVLELLAAGESQAQILEDYPYLEADDIAACLLYAARRLNHPNVAA; translated from the coding sequence ATGTCACACAACGAACTCCTGGCGCGCATCACCATTCGTCCCGAGCAGTGTGGGGGCCGCCCCTGCATTCGCGGGATGCGCATGCGCGTGATCGACGTACTGGAACTTTTGGCGGCTGGCGAGTCGCAGGCGCAGATCCTGGAGGACTACCCGTACCTGGAGGCGGACGATATCGCAGCGTGTCTGTTGTACGCTGCACGTCGTCTGAATCACCCCAACGTCGCGGCATAG
- a CDS encoding TlpA family protein disulfide reductase translates to MLDTAGTLDFTNGLPLTFERIGEVMVARASVRVRAASGQEVTVPIQVMYAGKYTYARITEMRTGYAEIGNRKYAVRVQPRSRGHPFYANTIGTRFLIDLDSDGVFSTATSRLVNGRPVASEEAEPETPFALSGVYYDIESIDPLGSMLVLRPTTSTTAVAAGFKPPQFVALDLTGRTVTLSNSQQKPILLEFWSTECPYSEAIRESLNALYSSRSEEFAWIAMSRETSGATVGEFLRSKPRLAQVVLADTATWKRFNPKPITPLFVLLDSQGTIAYVTSGADALPAIVAKLNELRVARR, encoded by the coding sequence GTGCTCGACACGGCAGGCACACTGGATTTCACGAATGGCCTACCTCTCACGTTCGAACGTATCGGTGAGGTGATGGTCGCCAGGGCGTCAGTACGCGTTCGCGCTGCAAGTGGACAGGAAGTCACGGTGCCCATCCAGGTGATGTACGCTGGCAAGTACACATACGCACGCATTACGGAAATGCGGACTGGTTACGCCGAGATTGGCAATCGCAAATACGCGGTTCGGGTTCAGCCGCGAAGCCGAGGTCATCCGTTTTATGCCAACACCATTGGAACACGGTTTCTGATCGACCTCGACTCCGACGGGGTTTTCTCGACGGCTACATCCCGGCTGGTCAATGGACGACCCGTTGCCTCGGAAGAAGCTGAACCCGAGACTCCTTTCGCTTTGTCCGGCGTGTACTACGACATCGAGTCCATCGACCCGCTGGGCAGCATGCTGGTTCTTCGACCAACGACAAGCACCACGGCCGTCGCAGCAGGATTCAAGCCGCCGCAGTTTGTAGCGCTCGATCTGACTGGCCGTACGGTCACACTTTCGAATAGCCAGCAGAAGCCCATCCTGCTGGAGTTCTGGTCTACCGAATGCCCCTATTCGGAGGCGATTCGGGAGTCGCTCAACGCGCTCTATTCAAGCCGGAGCGAAGAGTTTGCGTGGATCGCCATGTCGCGAGAAACGAGTGGGGCGACAGTGGGAGAGTTCCTGCGAAGCAAGCCTCGGCTGGCTCAAGTGGTGTTGGCCGACACGGCGACGTGGAAACGATTCAATCCAAAGCCGATAACCCCGCTTTTTGTCTTGCTGGACTCGCAGGGAACGATCGCGTATGTCACATCGGGCGCTGACGCCTTGCCGGCGATCGTCGCAAAGTTGAATGAACTTCGCGTGGCCCGCCGGTAG
- a CDS encoding alpha/beta hydrolase family protein, whose product MEDVTFSSHGVSLSGSIAWPVDKPAIAAVVFIHGSGPQTRNLALAKRFADRGIAALVYDKRGVGKSGGMYEGNQSVTGMNIALLADDAAAALDFLAGQSALGGAPVGFSGISQAGWIAPLAATKSGHARFLLLWSAPVCKVSEEDIYSKFTGDTDGPDRPLYATALASRTEAYVWPDFLGRDTDPAEDLAQLKIPGFWIFGGRDGSIPVDLSVKRLGELRAAGHRFEHTVFPEQGHNNMTATFDAAVEWLSKVATVRGSQPHSAKAKR is encoded by the coding sequence GTGGAAGACGTGACCTTTTCAAGTCACGGCGTATCGCTTTCGGGCTCGATTGCCTGGCCGGTCGACAAGCCGGCTATTGCAGCGGTGGTCTTCATCCACGGATCCGGCCCGCAAACCCGCAATCTCGCTCTTGCCAAACGGTTCGCAGATCGTGGCATCGCGGCGTTGGTTTACGACAAACGTGGCGTCGGGAAGTCTGGTGGCATGTACGAAGGGAATCAGAGCGTCACGGGCATGAACATCGCCTTGCTCGCGGACGATGCCGCTGCGGCGCTGGATTTCCTTGCGGGTCAATCAGCACTCGGCGGTGCCCCAGTCGGCTTCTCTGGCATATCGCAGGCAGGCTGGATTGCCCCACTGGCGGCGACAAAATCCGGACATGCGCGGTTCTTGCTGCTCTGGAGCGCACCGGTCTGCAAGGTGAGCGAGGAGGACATCTACAGCAAATTCACGGGAGACACCGACGGTCCCGATCGTCCCCTGTATGCCACCGCTCTCGCTTCCCGCACTGAGGCGTATGTTTGGCCCGACTTCCTGGGCAGGGATACGGACCCAGCCGAAGATCTTGCCCAGCTGAAGATCCCCGGGTTCTGGATCTTTGGTGGACGCGACGGGAGCATTCCGGTGGATCTGTCGGTGAAAAGGTTGGGCGAGCTCCGCGCAGCCGGACATCGCTTTGAACACACGGTGTTTCCCGAGCAGGGGCATAACAACATGACTGCTACATTCGATGCGGCGGTCGAGTGGCTCAGCAAGGTGGCAACGGTACGCGGATCGCAACCGCACAGCGCGAAGGCGAAGCGATGA
- a CDS encoding DUF433 domain-containing protein has product MGQTGELMERITVNPDQCGGRPCVRGMRIRVSDVLELLAAGLSAGEVVEELPDLELADVAACLRFASRRLAHPTLAA; this is encoded by the coding sequence ATGGGCCAAACCGGTGAGCTGATGGAGCGCATTACCGTCAACCCCGACCAGTGCGGGGGGCGTCCGTGCGTACGTGGCATGCGCATCCGCGTCAGCGACGTGCTCGAACTTCTGGCCGCCGGCCTGAGCGCTGGTGAGGTAGTCGAGGAACTGCCGGACCTCGAGCTGGCCGACGTTGCAGCCTGCCTTCGCTTTGCCAGCCGGCGCTTGGCGCACCCGACGTTGGCCGCGTAG
- a CDS encoding alpha/beta hydrolase family protein: MLASTAQSLLAQSTFAPVAEAVTVPRAPGHLEGTLLVPRTSTPVPVVLLIAGSGATDRDGNGPGYAPGTLRQLAESLAVRNVATLRFDKRYLGGSLSASVPEVQLTFELLAEDVAAWVHSLAADRRFTRVIVAGHSEGALLGLLAMRQSPGAAYVSLAGFARPAYEGLHDQLAAALPAPLLTQSDRILERLKRGQRTDSVPPGLASVFRPSVQPYMISWFKYSGREEIARLTKPCLIVQGDRDLQVAPTEADLLLEANPRCAVLRIADMNHVLKETTAGDPSGQLPTYRAPDPRLAPRLVDAIAAFAKAGAP; the protein is encoded by the coding sequence GTGCTGGCTTCGACCGCGCAGTCGCTACTCGCGCAAAGCACGTTCGCGCCGGTTGCCGAAGCGGTCACCGTGCCGCGCGCACCGGGGCACCTCGAGGGCACCCTGCTCGTACCTCGCACGAGTACGCCGGTGCCTGTCGTATTGCTCATCGCCGGCTCCGGTGCGACGGACCGCGACGGGAACGGGCCGGGCTACGCGCCCGGGACACTCCGCCAACTTGCCGAATCACTTGCCGTGCGCAACGTCGCGACGCTGCGCTTCGACAAACGGTATCTTGGTGGGAGTCTGTCAGCGAGCGTGCCGGAGGTGCAGTTGACCTTCGAGCTGTTGGCCGAGGACGTGGCGGCGTGGGTCCACAGTCTTGCTGCCGACCGTCGCTTCACGCGCGTCATCGTGGCGGGGCACAGCGAGGGGGCCCTACTTGGACTTCTCGCCATGCGACAGTCGCCCGGCGCCGCCTACGTCTCGCTCGCCGGTTTCGCGCGTCCGGCCTACGAGGGACTGCATGACCAGTTGGCTGCGGCTTTGCCGGCGCCACTGCTTACCCAATCAGACCGCATTCTGGAGCGCCTGAAACGCGGTCAGCGCACCGATTCAGTACCGCCGGGGCTCGCGTCCGTATTCCGGCCGAGCGTGCAGCCGTACATGATCTCGTGGTTCAAATACTCGGGCCGAGAGGAGATCGCGCGTCTCACCAAGCCGTGCCTGATTGTTCAGGGTGATCGCGACCTCCAGGTTGCGCCGACCGAGGCAGACCTGTTGCTGGAAGCGAACCCGCGCTGCGCGGTTTTGCGGATAGCGGACATGAATCACGTACTCAAGGAGACGACGGCCGGTGATCCGTCAGGGCAGCTCCCGACGTACAGAGCGCCAGACCCACGGTTGGCGCCAAGACTTGTGGACGCGATCGCCGCATTCGCCAAGGCCGGGGCGCCATAG